The segment GGGCGGTGAAGACCTGGTCATAGTGATGGGCGGGGAGGAAGCCTTCGGAGCCGCCGAACGCGAGCGCCTGTTGCGCGCGCATCATCAGCGCGTCGGCGAAGCCGCGCAGCAGCATCACGATGCCGAGGATCATGTACATGATGCCGATGCGCTTGTGGTCGACGGTGGTGAACCATTCGCGCCACAGATAGCCCCAGAGGCGGAAATAGGTGACGCCGGCGAACAGCGTGATGCCGCCGAGCGCGACCATCACGAAGGTGCCGACGAGGATCGGCTCGTGCAGCGGCAGCGAATCGATGCCGAGACGGCCGAAGATGAGCTTGAGTAGATCGGGAGACATGCGGGCTCTCTTTAGGAGTCTGACTTCAGGAGTCGGACTTGGGACGTTGTCCGAGGAAGAAGGACGAGGACTTCAGCGGCGTGAAGGTCGGCCGCTTCAGGCCTGCGCCGACGAGGGGCGTGGTGTCGACCGGCGCCTTGACCGCGGCCGTCGTCTGGCCTTGCGGCGCATCCGGCGTGCAGGTGCCGGCGACGAAGACAGGCTCGGGCCCGAGCGCGGTGCCGCGGCGGGCGTATTTGTCGTAGGCGAGCGGCAGCGTGTTGTTCAGGCCTTCGTGGCCCAGGCCGCCCTTGGCGTCGATTGCCATCATCTCGCTCTGGCACATCTTGCCGGTCTCGACGCACATGTTGAGGATCAAGCGGTAGAGATCGGCATCGACCGTGCCCCAGCGGCGCACTGGTTCGTTCTGGCTCGGCTTCTCGAGCTCAAGATATTCGGCGCGGCCGAGCGAGCCGCCCGCCGACTTGGCCTGCGCGATCCAGTCGTCAAAGCCCTTGTCGTCGAGACCGTGGAAGGCGAAGTGCATGCCGGAGAAACCGGCGCCGCTGTAGTTCGCCGAAAAGCCCTTATAGGTGCCGGCGTGGTTGATCACGGCGTGGAGCGACGTCTCCATGCCGGGCATCGCATAGATCTGTCCAGCGAGCGCGGGGATGTAGAACGAGTTCATCACCGAAGACGCGGTGATGTGGAAGTTGATCGGGCGATCGACTGGTGCGGCAAGGTCGTTGACGGTGGCAATCCCGTAGTCGGGGTAGATAAAGAGCCACTTCCAGTCGAGGGCGACGACGTCGACCTCGAGCGGCGCTCTGGCCTGATCCACTGCGCGCTGCGCATTGATCCGACCGATGTTGCGATAGGGGTCGAGCAGGTGCGTGCCCATCCAGGTCAGCGCGCCCAGGCAAACGATGATCAGCAGCGGCGCCGACCAGATCACCAGCTCGAGCTTGGTCGAGTGATCCCATTCCGGCTCGTAGCGGGCCGCGATGTTGGACTGGCGGTAGCGCCAGGCGAACAGCACCGTCAGCGCCATCACGGGGACGACGATCAGAAGCATCAGGACGGTGGAGATGATGACGAGGTCGCGCTGTTGCGCTGCGATGTCGCCGGCTGGCGCCAGCACGACGTAGTTGCAGCCGCTGAGCGCAACTGCCAGGGGTAGCAGCGCCAGGATCTTGAGACGGGACACGGGCCGAGCCTTTGAGAATGAGTTTTCTTTGCGGGGCCAAGGGGTAGCTGCGGCGCAGCAATCCGGACATTGGACAATTTGTCCAATGTTGCAGTGCGGGATGTTGGTTCAAACAGGGCCAGATTGCCTGGCGCCCCGCCGGGTGGTCGGCTTTGGTTTTCAGGACGTTAAGGGCGCACGCATGGCGACGGCACAGACCCCCGCAATGGCAGACCTCCACTCGGGCGAGCACGGCCACGACCAGGCCAGTCCCGGCGAGATCGCCATCGGCGTCATCATCGGCCGCACCTCGGAATTCTTCGACTTCTTCGTCTACGCGATCGCCTCGGTGATCGTGTTCCCGCGCCTGGTGTTTCCGTTCACGAGCGAGCTGACCGGCACCCTCTATTCCTTCATGATCTTCGCGCTGGCCTTCATCGCCCGGCCGATCGGCACCGTCATTTTCATGACGGTGGACCGGGAGTACGGCAAGACGGCCAAGCTGGTCTCGGCGCTGTTCCTGCTCGGCACCGCCACCGTGGCGCTCGCGTTCCTGCCCGGCTATCACGACATCGGCGTTGCGGCGATCTGGCTGCTGGCGCTGGCGCGCATCGCGCAGGGTCTGGCCTGGGGCGGCGCCTGGGACGGTATGGCCTCGCTCCTGGCGTTGAATGCGCCGGCCTCGCAGCGCGGCTGGTATGCGATGGTGCCGCAGCTCGGCGCTCCGCTCGGGCTGATCGTGGCGAGCGCGCTGTTTGCCTATTTCGCCGGCAACCTCTCGGCCGACGATT is part of the Bradyrhizobium commune genome and harbors:
- the cyoA gene encoding ubiquinol oxidase subunit II, coding for MSRLKILALLPLAVALSGCNYVVLAPAGDIAAQQRDLVIISTVLMLLIVVPVMALTVLFAWRYRQSNIAARYEPEWDHSTKLELVIWSAPLLIIVCLGALTWMGTHLLDPYRNIGRINAQRAVDQARAPLEVDVVALDWKWLFIYPDYGIATVNDLAAPVDRPINFHITASSVMNSFYIPALAGQIYAMPGMETSLHAVINHAGTYKGFSANYSGAGFSGMHFAFHGLDDKGFDDWIAQAKSAGGSLGRAEYLELEKPSQNEPVRRWGTVDADLYRLILNMCVETGKMCQSEMMAIDAKGGLGHEGLNNTLPLAYDKYARRGTALGPEPVFVAGTCTPDAPQGQTTAAVKAPVDTTPLVGAGLKRPTFTPLKSSSFFLGQRPKSDS